A stretch of DNA from Vanrija pseudolonga chromosome 6, complete sequence:
TTTTCCTTGAGATACACGCCCGTGCCCGAGATGGTGCCGCCCGTGCCGGCTCCGCTGACGAACGCGTCGACGTGGCCGCCCGTCTGGCGCGCAATCTCCGGCCCCGTGCCCTCGTAGTGCGCCTGGTAGTTGGCGTCGTTCTCAAACTGGTCGGCGAAGAACCCGCGGGGCTTCCTGTCGTATGCGGTCCGGTGCTCTAATGTCGGCGCGCCGTAGACGTCTTCGCGCGTCGCCTGcgtcgacacgacgacgtctTCCTCGGTCGTCTTGCCCTTTGTTGGCAGGTCGACGTTTCCAAACTcgtgtgcgcggcggcgggcaaggtTCTGTGGTGTTAGTGCTGGAATACAACAGGAAGCGTCAGCACTCACGACAAACTGGTTCTGGTCGACAATGCTGACTGGTGGTACCCGCTCCACAGTCGCGCCGAGACGTTCCAGCACGAGCACCTTGTCGATCGCGACGTCGCTCGGCATGATAATGTGTGCCTCATATCCCCTGGAGGTCAGCAGATACCCCTCACCAGTTCCATCTGGACCCACTTGGCCTTGCCGACAGTCGCGAGCGAGATACCCGTCGACCCGACGGTCCCCTCGAAGAGCACGCTCCCAGTGTGGGGGTGGAGCAGtccgcgcgcctcggcgtcctcgatgaccttgagcgcgacgcggtcCTTGACACTCCCGCCAGGGTTCAAAAACTCGCACTTGCCGAGgatctcgacgccgagcgcgtccgACAACGAGTTGATGCGCACGAGGGGCGTGTTGCCTATGAGGCCCGAGACGCCGGGCACGATCTCGTCGCTGCGCAGCTCGATCGGGCGCGGTGGCAGCGCCTTCGCGGCCGCTAAGCGGCGCTTGTCCGCCCTCTTGCTCTGGAAGAAGAGCGCCACCTGcgtcgaggagagcgagagcgcgaTGCCCActgcgaggccgacgagcaggtccCGCGTCAGTCGGCGGGGCAGGCGCGCCCCGAGCCGCTCCCACACGCGCGAGTTCCACGCCGAGATGGCCGTCAGCGCGCTCGACAGCCCTGCGGACCAggtgctgccgctgctgctgctgctcattGTCGTTTGTTTGGTGGTTCGTGTGATCTTGACTTCTCTGTGGGAGGGGGCAAAGTCGTCATTTCGTCATTTCTACTTCCTGGCGGAGTGGTCGCCACACTCCGCTTTGTCGCGTGGCTTTAGGGCCAACGGCGGCCGTCCCTTGGCCGTTGACCGGCCTCCACTCAACTCGCCTTGGTGCACTTTGGCGCTACACGTCTCTCGACACCAACTTGTTTCTGGCCGGGTTGATGCCATAGCCGGATAACAACTCAAGACAAGTAAGTAGGAGCagcaacgccgccgacgacaacgacgtgCAACACATCATCATCCTCTTTGACTCTCTTACAACTCGCTCAAACTCGTTTGCATTGTCCTCCCAGCGAAACATCGCCCCTAGAACCCAAACTACCGCTCAGGCCCCTCTCCCTTAACAATGACGCAACGTGCTACCAtccccctcgtcgacatcccAATCGACTCGCTCCTCAACAACGAGGCCGCGGTCAAGGgctcgctcgtcctcgtcaccggTGCGTAGGAGATATGCAGATGTACTGCATCGAATCGCTGACACGATCCAGGCGGTGCTTCTGGCTTTGGACGTCTCCTCGCtgtccagctcgccaaggcaGGGTGAGTGTTGCTCCACCCAGAGAGCCTGCCAGTCATGCACCACCTCCGCATGTACCGGCTCGCCGGTCAGCCGGATGCATTCATTTACTGATTACAACCAGCGCCTCGCTCTTCCTTGTTGACCTTAacgaggtcgcgctggccGCCCTCGTGGCCGAGATCAAGGGCAATGGAGGGTGAGTCAATGCCCGAGTAGCAGCTCTAGTGTGGCAACTTGAAACCCGCCCAACGCGTGTCCGACCACACACCACTGACATgcttccagctcggccgcctcaGCCTCTGCCGATGTGACGAGCACGGATGCCCAGCGCTCCGCGTTCGAGGCCTGTGTCAAGGTGTTCGGCCGCGCTCCCGACATTGTGTACGCCAACGCCGGTGTCAACGGCAACGACAACtttgaggaggacgacggtgGTGAGTTGCAGCAAGCAACGTGTCGCGCCTAACTTTTGCCCAGGAGACGCGCCCAAGCCGTGGCGTGACCTCACCTTCAAGATCAACTTCCGCGGCATGGTCATCacctcggccctcgcgcaGGAGTACTGGGCCAAGTCGCCGGCCAAggccccgcgccgcctcgtcttcACCGCCAGCATGGGCGGTATCAACGGCATCCCGGCCGGCTCGTGCTACGCTGCCAGCAAGCACGCGACTCTGGGTATCTGGAAGGGCCttgccgacgacctcgctgcGGGCAAGCTGAGCGGCTTCACGTGAGTAGCAGGGGGCTCCGAGGCGGTGAAGGATGGATGCTCGAGCGTTGCGCCGCAGGAACTGACGCGTTTCAGTGTCCACGCCGTTTGCCCCTTCTTCGCCGCCACGGGCAttctccccgccgccgttcgcTTCTTCCTGGCGGGCGTGCCCCTCGTCGCGGTCCCGACCGTGTCCAACGCGCTCGTCTACATTGCTGCTGGGTCCAAAGAGCTTGGCAACGACGGAgccatcctcctccccgaTGCTGGCAAGCCGACCATCCTCCGTGCCAAGGACTACGACCCGCTCGTCCAGGAGTTTACCGATGCCCTCGACTCGAGGATTGCTCGTGAATCGTGAGTACAAATTGTGATCAGTTGTCTGTGCTTTGGTTGTGAATGGTGCTTTGTTGTGAATGGGTTGTAGGCATTGTGGCACTGCGACTTCGGGCCCCGTCAACGGGCCGTTGTCGGGGTGGGTGCGCTGTCTGCTTCTTGGTTTCGCCGGCGTGCCTTTGGATCTTCAATCGTCGATCTGATCTCGAGATCTATTGGTCGCAGGCGAGGCTCATCGTATCCGACTTCCGTTGGAGCAATGTGCTGATTGCGTCTTCACAGGTCCAATGTTGCTGCCGGTAGCTGGGGTCAGTGGTTTAGCGACGTCACCAACATCTTCAACCGcacggctgcggcggcgtaaAATAGAGCCCGGTcgagccagcgccggcgcctccaCGCGGCGGACGACCTGGTGCGGATGCGAGCAACACAGCTGGAATCGTTtatggtgagtggggtggtGAGAACCCAAAGTGGACACGGGGGTAAAGGCCCAATGTGGGCGACAAGGGCACTTCTGCCTAAACTGGCCCAAATCCAAGATCCAGTTTCATTGTACCCTTTGGCCGTGGGCTTTTTGAGCCAGGTTGGTTTGATTGCAGTGatcgtggccgtggccgtgtggccgtggtggctTGCCTTTGGCGTTGGTGTGTGCCGAGCAGAGCCGAGCAGCTTAGCTCGCCCAGTGGCGCACTTTCATTTTGGAGTGACATTTGGCTGACGACTAATAGCCCAGACGCGTTGTTTGAATTGGTGGTGTATATGGGGTCCAGCCCGGTCCGTTGTTGTGCCGTGTCATATAGGTGGGCGAGATTGAAGCaagcgcggggcggggaggcTACTAGCGGGGGGCCGGGGGGCGGTTGTTTACTAGGTAGTTAGTACCCTTATGCCATCAGTGTCATGGTTGTGAATACCCCAGACAAGGCATTGGACGCGCGTACTCCTTGCTGGCTATTGCTAACCACGACTGGCAGAGACTATACTTTGGTGGCGTGTGACCCAGACGAGAGAGTAGCACCGTAGTAGTACCACTAGCACCGGAAGGCTCGGCCCATGCTCGGCCCGgggcccgcccgcccgcccgaccCGCGTGCTACTGCAGTGCAAGTGCATGCtgtctgtcgtcgtcgcgacacccgaccgaccgaccgatATTGACCCAAacgagggcgggcggcaggCAAAAACGGCGCGGTGAGATCTAGGGGCGGGAGACGGGCACTTTGCATGCCGCTTGGACAGGATGCAGAGCAGAGCAAGAGCAAGAAGGAAGAGCAAGACAGTTGTTCctgagcagcagcagcacgcagcgCAGTGGTCATCGCCGCCTTctcatggtggtggtggttgtaCGATTCACGATGCACGACAATTATGGATTCGGGTGGGGGCcacgcggcgtgcgtgcttGGCTTGACCAGCGGATCGATCTCagcgtcgcccgcgcgccgtgccccggcgccaccaccccgaccaccTACCTACCTCTGCATGACGCACCTCGTCAAACTCGGTGCTTGTCGTCGCTCGgagtcgcgccggccgagaaCAAGCAGCACGACACGACCCAGACAGATCTCGGCGAAATTGAACGAGATCTGGGTGGGGGGTCGGgcggcgccacggcggcggctagGGAGGAGGGGCCCTGGGCGTGTCTCTCTGGCGGCACGCCTTCCCAAGTGGCCACTTTAGCTCCGAGatcgcccttgtcgtcgtcggctgcgtCGACTACAGCTAGCTAGAGCGGTGCACCCACACTGCccgtgcgcgcgtgcggccagcgatgccgcggcggccgtcacCGCTCTCTCTGGCAGATCTGGGCTGGCATACACGCGGAAGACGGCTTCTCACATGCCGAAACGAAACGAaacgagacgagacgagaggCGTGGGCGGAGAGGCGAGCCGGGCGCgggcagctgcagctgcagcagcagcagcccagcccagaTCGACGACAGCtgagtgggggagggagcgagggagggagggaggggcaaGGCAAGACACCTTGCTGCCTTCCCCCTGCCTCCCCTGCTGCCGGCCCTCCTTGCTTGCCTCGTCTCTtgcccccccaccccactccccGATTGCGCTATGACTTTGTACTTGCTCCTGTCCCCCCTGCCATGATATTCTCCGGCCGGGCGCGGCACGCGTAATACTTTTGGCTatggcgtcgacgactgAGAGGGGGAttgactggctggctggccggctggtgctggcgctggatgCACGCTGTTACTGCCTGCTGTTTACCGTCGCTGCAGCTGAtcagcatcatcatcgtcattCCATCCCGCGTTGGCCGTGGCCCCGATACACCTCCTCCTACTACCGGAAGTTCCTCTCTTATCCGCCCTGTCGTGTCGTCTCAgtcggctgctgctggtcctgctgctcgacattgctctctctctctctcttcctCTGTCTCTCGCTAGCTGGGATCTGTCTCGCATCCCCTCCTTGCTCTGTACTTCATCCCGGTCGCAGCAAGCACGTCACCCCGCTGCCCATCACTGCAAGCCCATCCATCGCCCGTCACGACTCTTACAGTTGCACCACTACCACTGTTGCATCATCACAATCATCAGCCatccagcagcacccacacGCACCCATACGCATCATCATCCACACGACAGCACAACTACCTCCCTCCGCGCGCGGCATTCAACGCTTCCACCAGCTCGCCCCGACCGAGCTACTCGCCAAGTACACGTCCCAACCCACCGACCAACCCACTGGCGGACCGACCTCCGTCCCGATCTTGAACCACTCTCACCCTGCAACTTGGACCGGGCATCTTTCGAGACTGTTGTatcccctcccctccccgcgTCACTGCCCGCCCCCCGCAACCGCAACGCATCCATAACATAAACTCCCCATCGCGACCTGGCCCAAACTTTGTTTTGCGATAGAACGCCGCGTTCCCGGCACCCCCCGCCTTCGCTTGGAATCTCAACGACATTGGTTGACAAAGACGAGATCTGTCCTGGCATTCTGGATAAACCACCGGCCagtcgcccacccacctggCAGAACGGACGGCGGCCATtacaccaccacaccacacaccacacacgtCGAGtcaagccagccagccagccagccaaggGGTTGTtgcaccgcgccgctccaCTCGACTTGCAATCAACCGCGGGTCGTGTTCGCGATAGTTTGTTTCTGCTTTGCTCActacaacaacaacaactaAACATCAGCAACACGCGTATCACTCGCGATCCTCAGCATTCCAGACGGCGATAGACGCCGCAGCTTCTACCAGCCCAGAACAATCCCACCTCCCCGCCATCCACtgccccctcctccgcgtcACCGAccagcccccgccaccaTGGCGGCGTTCACACCACCGCGCAAGCATTCGCTGCACTACATCCTCTCACCACCAGAAGCCAGACCTAGGCACACCGACACGGCGGTCAAAACAGAGTACATCGAAGATCGCCTCCCAGACGCACCAGACGTGCCCGGCGTCAAGCGGCCCGCTGTGCCGTCGAGCCCACCATCTCGGGCCCAGGATCACGCCTCTGGATCGCGTCACTACCACCCAGCACTAGACGCCCTGCCTGCATCCATCCTCTCGCTCATTGCATATCATGTCGTCGTGGACGGCAGAGGACGAGCCGGACGCCCAGCCCGACTCTTACCCCTCCTCCACACGTCCCGGTCGATCAACGCCGCCCTAAACTTTGACGCCAACCCGCAATTATACAATTGGCTCTTCCGCGCGACATTCGACCTTGGCGCACTTCTCCGACGAACCCAGTGGATGTTTGACGTCAAGACCGACGTTCCCGGGACATCACGCAAAACCGAGCTCTTTGGCGACCCAAGATCATGGGCCTACGAGTACCGCGACCGATGGGAACTTCGAAAGCGAATGCGGATTTGTGTCGACAACCAAACCGTTAATGTCCCCGGCATCAGCAGCATCCGGCATCTTGAGCGCGACTTCTTTGCGCTCTGGTTCCTCTGGACTGAGAATGGTGAGTGAAAATAGTCTCTTATCGTGTGGAAGGCGGCCAGCTCCACACTGGCCGTCATTGTCTGGGACTGGTCAGACACTCGTGTCCACCAACAAGGGTTACACAACATTGGCGTCACGAGGTGGGCGCCCGTGGTTGGTAGCTCATTGAGGCGTCGGTTatgggtcgccgccgccgccgccgccgcttgtGTAGGAGGCGTCAGTGGCGCACCCAGCATTGTGCTTTTGACAGGCCTCGGCCACCGGCGCCACCAACAACCCCATCCCTGCGCATGATGAACCCACTCTGTTGCTATTTACCTCTTGGCTTGGAATCTGCTCACCCGAGCAAGTGAACGAGCTGACCATCGTCCTTAGACCAAAAGAACCTCGTTTTCCTGACAGAGGAATGCCGCTTCCAAGACTGGATCATGGTCTACTACCGCGATGACATGCTCAAGGACTCGCTTCACCCGGGCTTCCCAATCGATTCGCCTACAAAGGCCCTCGGCATTTGGACAGCATTGTTGTCAGGAACAGATCTCTTTGCAGAGCGTTCGGCgaccgaggtggacgagaaGATCTACATGCTTCGACCCTACGTCTTTGGCTGCCCAAAGTACGAAATGCTCTACGCGCCATGGCAGCACCGGCGACTGCCTCTATGTGCAAAGGACTGCACCGATCACGGGTCAATGACGACGTATAGCGCGCCATACGCTCGCTTCGGCCACCAGCACACGCGGGCACCGCCATTCTTTATTCTCGGGTCGTACCTCCTGTTCCTGCGCTTGGTCGAGAGACACCCTGGCCGCATCGGGATCAAGCCGGGATCAACATGGTTTGTCGCCCCAGCAGACAGTCGCAAGAGCAGCCCGAGGCCAGGAAGTGCCGCGGGAAGTGTGCACAATGGCTATTCCAACGGAAACACGTATGACCCCGGCCTCTTCAGCAAGACGCACCTCATGCCGTCCATCTACCATGACAACGAGTGGCAGCGCAACACGACCTGCCAGGACGCTCACACGTCGGCTGGTCTCCCACCGCTCACTTTCCTGGGCAAGCTGGAAGGCTACTGGCGCGGTAACCTTCTCTTCTTCGACTTCCAGTCGTACCGCCAGATGCTGGATGAGGGTGTGACGCCGCTCTACACTGGAACCTTTGCGACACACGCCATTGAAATGGAGATCCATGAGACGGTCATTCGCGTGCGCaacgaggacgtcggcggcgagggcccATTGTTGTTTGCCGGGTTCAAGGACGaagacagcgacgaggaggtggagaaggTCGCGGCCGGGTATGGCCACCAGGTGTTGACTGGAGACGAGGTTACCGCTCCAGAGGCGCCAGGATGGACAAAGGAGATTCTCATTTCTGGCTTTGTGAGTTGCGCAGGTGGTGCGCGCCCAAGGGCTAGCTGCTGACTCTCCCCAGACCCGCTCGAGTTGGGGAATCTCGCGAGTGCGTGGTCGCGTTCGCGCCTGGGACGGCCTCGTCACGCTCTCGCTTGGTGCTAGCGTGAGTGCATTGTTATGCTGTAGTGCTGACCCCCTGCAGCAACCGTATCCCATGGGCCGTTGGGTATGGAGAGGCTACATTCACACTGGTGGCTACTTCATCGGACGCTGGCGGGACACGTACACGCCAGAGGACCAGACGGGATATGAAGGGCCGCTTGGCTTCATTCGCGCCGGCGACCTCTTCTACCCCGACCACTTCCCGacgtcgatggcgacgagcgcgggtACAAGCAAGCTCGAGCTTTCCGACAATGTCGCGCCAAACCCTGCCCCCGGAGGACGGGACCCGTTCCGTGCCCGCTCAGCGTCGCAACGTGCAGGTAGCGGCTCGAGCGACGATCCGATGGACGGCTCGCGGCCTGGACCGAAGCGCAAGACGACAATGGAGAAGGTGATGGATGACAGTGGGCGGCCCACAAGCCGgggccgtcgagcgagttgagCAGAGGTAGATGAGTAGAGCCCAGGCcggcctgggcggcggcgccgccagaggATCGCCGTCGACTCTATGTTTGCATGAGTTTGGACCTTGTACAGAATAGCGTGTACATGTAAGCATGTGCtatggtggggtggtgggggtggctGGGGCGCGGATTTGCACGTCGATACATCAACCGCCTTGTTACGCGCCATCGAACGCACGTTTGCAGTCGCGGTGAGGCCATCGCGTCGAACAACCCACCGCCAGTGTGCCACCAACAATGCCGTGCCTGAATATTCGCAATCGCAAAAGTCAAAGTGGAGGGGCTACTCGACGACTCTCTCATCCTCCCTCCTCACACACATCGCCACGAGAACAATGTCGGCCATCAACCTGGAAGAGTACGGCAAGGTGGTGCCGctgagcgccgacgccgagcggctggTCAAGTCGGACGACCCGGAGCACGTGAGTCGCGGGGTGTCtacctcgctcgccccgtCTCCTTCTCTTCCCCTCGGTCCTCTCCGTCCGGTCCGACGCTgaccccccgcccagccagcaaACCTCATCCCTGAGCTGTGCCGCGAGTTCTACAgtgcgtcgcggcgccgccgcaccatCAGCGGGACCGGCGGCAGCTAACGCCCCGCAGAGCTCGGCTGGGTcacgggcacgggcggcggcatcagcatgcgccgcggcccgcTCGTGTACCTCGCCCCCTCGGGCGTGCAGAAGGAGCGTATTCTCCCCGAGCACATGTTTGTCCTGCCGTTCGCGCAGAGCAGTGTGCCCAAGCCTGGTAGCACGCGCGACTTTGTGCGCGTGCCTAGCAAGAAGGTAGGTGGCTgaccgagcggagcgaggtggGCCGGGGTGGCTCGGCATGTGGAGCGgctcgacgagacgaggcgcGACAATCATGTCGTTGACGACTACCTCATTTCTTGGCTACCGCCTCCTGCCTCCCACCGCGGCCACCTTGTCGCTcaccgctcgctgcgctcgcggctcgcgatcgctaacacccccaggGCCTCTCCGAGTCCCAGTGCACCCCTCTCTTCTGGAACGCCTtcacggcgcgcgacgcccagTCGTGCATCCACACGCACTCGCAGCACGCCGTCATGCTcacgctgctcctcggcaagggcgccAAGAGCTTCCGCATCTCGCACCAGGAGATGATCAAGGGCGTgcgtctcggcggcgtgggcaagACGCTCGCGTTCTTCAACACGCTCGAGGTGCCCATCATCGAGAACactgcgcgcgaggaggacctgACGGAGAGCATGGCGCAGGTGGGTGCCGCCTGTGTGGGCGACGTGCTGACGCCCAGGCCATGGCCGActaccccgacgccgcggccatcctcgtgcgccgccacggcgtctacgtctggggtgggtggtgtctGGTTGTGAGTGCTGACAACGTGCAGGCCCGACCTGGGAGTCCGCCAAGACGCAGGCCGAGTGCCTCGACTACCTGTTCGAGATTGCCGTCAAGATGCTCCAGGCGGGGCTTCccctcgagggcgacaacTAGAGGAAGCGAGGGTTGATGTGGGCgcgggaggggtgggtgaggtgcGGCTCAACGCGGGGCTCAGCAGGCTTCAACACTGTACGGGTGGATCATGCATTGATATAGTGTAGAACGTGGGGCTGCTGCCTGCATGGCGAGGCTGGAGCCGAGGTGAGCTGTGGCCAGAGAAGCCAGAGCTGTGTGTCGCCCCCAGCCCTCCGCCACCATCTCCGCCGCCCAACCGCCCCAACCACCACCCGGTGGAGGTTCCACGAAAAGTTGCCCTCCCAACCGTCATCACCGACGACTCTTGTTTGCGCTCTGTCCACTTGCTCAAACACACACTACACAATGCCCAAAGCACCCCCGACACCACCGTACCCCCTCAACGGGCTGTTCCCTCTCGCCAAGCCGCGTGGCCCTCCGTCGTgagtgggcggggcggggggctAGCCCGACGCTACccccccttcctccctcAACTCGTGGCCACCCCTAACACCCCCCACAGCATGCAGGTCATCGAGGCCATcaaccccctcctcctcgagtcgCGCCTGTTCGAGGACcaggccaagggcgagctgCACGCGCGCAATATCGCAAACTCAAAGTACacgaagcgcaagcgcaacTCGACGCACGAGGGCCTCAAGATCGGGCAgggcggcacgctcgacccgctcgccgacggcgtgctgggTGAGCCCGTTGCGTGAGGCATGCGCTTACCGGTCGCAGTGATCGGCGTAAACCGCGGAACGAAGCACCTCCAGCGCTTCCTCGACTGCACCAAGGTGGGTTGGCGTCCGCGTGTGTGGGCTAACGCCACAGGAATACGAGTCCAtcggcatcctcggcgcgaccaccaccactatggacgccgagggcgaggtcctGTCCACTGGCGTGAGCGACGCGATTACccgcgaggatgtcgagggcgtgctTGACAAGTTCCGTGGAAAGATCATGCAGACGCCGCCTATGTGAGTGGgaagggcggcggtgacaaGACAGATGCTAAGACTCCGCGCCAGCTTCTCCGCCCTCAAGATGGACGGCAAGCCGTTGTACGAgtacgcgcgcgagggcaagcCGCTCCCCCGCGCCATCCCTgtgcgcgagtgcgaggTGTCaatcgagctcgtcgacttccggcccgccgagaaggtccccggcgacggtggccaCAAGTACCGCTGGCCCGAGAAGCACCTgtcggccgaggagaaggccacgttccgcaagctcgacaagatggtcgccgacgcggctggcgacgcgccggccggccccACGCTCGACTACGACACGGTCGTGCCCGaggtgtcggcgacgactggcCTCCGCCCGGCAACGTTCACGGTCCGCATGACCGTCTCGCGCGGGACGTATGTCCGTTCGATCGTGCACGACATTGGCCTGGCGCTCGGGtgcggcgcgcacgtcgtcaaGCTCACGCGGACGCGCCAGGGCGAGTTTGTCCTcttgagcgacgaggcggcgctcaaggcgcacgacgcggcgcaggcggccgcggcagccgtcgacgtcgacgacgaggaggcggccatgaacgccggcgccagctcgtcgtcaacgctcggcaagggcgacaCCAAGACCATCCCATGTATTCCCTGGGAGGTGTTCCAGCGCGCGTTACAGgaccgcgccgagacgatggaggaggagaagctggagcgcgaggagatgGAAATGTccggcgcgacgcccgacGAGATCAACAAGAAGCTCGGCAAGAAGGCTATCCTGGCGCGCcgcaaggagggcgagctcaaggagtgggaggtcgaggtgctccgcCGCTTCGTGCCGGTCGAGCTGCCCGTCGTGCGCGACTCGAAgagccgcgccgcgggcctGTACTAGGGTTGGGGTGCGTGCCTTGTCTGAGGGTGCATGATGCAGTAGTCTATGTGTACATGTCTAGAGTGGGATGCGGgtgacgtcgcgcgcgaccttgACGCAGAGGTCGGTGATGGTCCAGCCGGAGGCGGGCTGGGCcttgagcagcgcggcggagcgcgtggcgccgaggtgcgcgagcagctcgggcgtGAATGGTGCGGCGTCTGAAGGCGAGACGTCGCCTTCCCTCTCTTCCTTGTCCCCCTCGGCACCAGCCTGGAGGCACCAAGCGAACGAGGCATGGAACTCCGCGTCGTCATGGTACGCCGGCAGATGGTGCCGGCGGAGcacgggcgcgacggcgtgctcgagcgcgcgcgcgagctcggacgCGCCCGCCCCAACGCAGAGCGCAACGAAcgcgcggccggccgtgTTGGTGTACCCCGCCAGCGACGCAAGGCTCAACCTGAGCTTTCCCAACTTGAGCTTCGCGACAGCGGACGCCAGTTCTGGCGCGAGAGACGTCGTGAGGCCGCGCCGGAGTGGCAGCGGGTGGGAGAGGGATACGTGTAGTGCTGCCTGCGGGCCATCGAGGATCGGGTGGACGGCATAGTCGGGCAGCCGGGTGCGCAGGTCGCCTATCACGGCGGTGAGCGCGCGTGCCAGAGCCGGCGGGACGGGCACTGAGGAGGAAGTTAGTGGTGAAGGAGGGAAGGAGGTAAGGGGAAGCCCACACTCCGCGTAGATGTGCGCGTAGTAGTCCCCATCAGTGAagggccgcgctcgccgccggccttggtGCGCGCTGGGGTCGTCGGGGGTGCTGGTGAACGAGGTcgggagggagggcaggCGGGCAGCAGGGGGCTTGGTGGGCCTTGCCTTTGCCTTGggcttcggcgccggcggttGGGAGACGTTGCGCCTGGGGTATTGTCAGCTGGACAGGACG
This window harbors:
- the TM_0325_1 gene encoding putative oxidoreductase is translated as MTQRATIPLVDIPIDSLLNNEAAVKGSLVLVTGGASGFGRLLAVQLAKAGASLFLVDLNEVALAALVAEIKGNGGSAASASADVTSTDAQRSAFEACVKVFGRAPDIVYANAGVNGNDNFEEDDGGDAPKPWRDLTFKINFRGMVITSALAQEYWAKSPAKAPRRLVFTASMGGINGIPAGSCYAASKHATLGIWKGLADDLAAGKLSGFTVHAVCPFFAATGILPAAVRFFLAGVPLVAVPTVSNALVYIAAGSKELGNDGAILLPDAGKPTILRAKDYDPLVQEFTDALDSRIARESSNVAAGSWGQWFSDVTNIFNRTAAAA
- the cysF gene encoding Cysteine synthase 2; its protein translation is MSSSSSGSTWSAGLSSALTAISAWNSRVWERLGARLPRRLTRDLLVGLAVGIALSLSSTQVALFFQSKRADKRRLAAAKALPPRPIELRSDEIVPGVSGLIGNTPLVRINSLSDALGVEILGKCEFLNPGGSVKDRVALKVIEDAEARGLLHPHTGSVLFEGTVGSTGISLATVGKAKGYEAHIIMPSDVAIDKVLVLERLGATVERVPPVSIVDQNQFVNLARRRAHEFGNVDLPTKGKTTEEDVVVSTQATREDVYGAPTLEHRTAYDRKPRGFFADQFENDANYQAHYEGTGPEIARQTGGHVDAFVSGAGTGGTISGTGVYLKENVPGIQVVLADPEGSGLYNKVRYGVMYAPQESEGTKRRYQVDTVVEGIGINRITHNFELGEAIIDDAYRITDVEAVAMSRYLVAHDGLFLGSSSACNLVASIRLAKTMPKGSRIVTILCDSGARHQTKFWSDEYLANHGIAIDAGVIDKILEE
- the USB1 gene encoding U6 snRNA phosphodiesterase; this encodes MNSLLAGYASSSSDDAGPPKRRNVSQPPAPKPKAKARPTKPPAARLPSLPTSFTSTPDDPSAHQGRRRARPFTDGDYYAHIYAELPVPPALARALTAVIGDLRTRLPDYAVHPILDGPQAALHVSLSHPLPLRRGLTTSLAPELASAVAKLKLGKLRLSLASLAGYTNTAGRAFVALCVGAGASELARALEHAVAPVLRRHHLPAYHDDAEFHASFAWCLQAGAEGDKEEREGDVSPSDAAPFTPELLAHLGATRSAALLKAQPASGWTITDLCVKVARDVTRIPL
- the MDE1 gene encoding Methylthioribulose-1-phosphate dehydratase, producing MAAFTPPRKHSLHYILSPPEARPRHTDTAVKTEYIEDRLPDAPDVPGVKRPAVPSSPPSRAQDHASGSRHYHPALDALPASILSLIAYHVVVDGRGRAGRPARLLPLLHTSRSINAALNFDANPQLYNWLFRATFDLGALLRRTQWMFDVKTDVPGTSRKTELFGDPRSWAYEYRDRWELRKRMRICVDNQTVNVPGISSIRHLERDFFALWFLWTENDQKNLVFLTEECRFQDWIMVYYRDDMLKDSLHPGFPIDSPTKALGIWTALLSGTDLFAERSATEVDEKIYMLRPYVFGCPKYEMLYAPWQHRRLPLCAKDCTDHGSMTTYSAPYARFGHQHTRAPPFFILGSYLLFLRLVERHPGRIGIKPGSTWFVAPADSRKSSPRPGSAAGSVHNGYSNGNTYDPGLFSKTHLMPSIYHDNEWQRNTTCQDAHTSAGLPPLTFLGKLEGYWRGNLLFFDFQSYRQMLDEGVTPLYTGTFATHAIEMEIHETVIRVRNEDVGGEGPLLFAGFKDEDSDEEVEKVAAGYGHQVLTGDEVTAPEAPGWTKEILISGFTRSSWGISRVRGRVRAWDGLVTLSLGASQPYPMGRWVWRGYIHTGGYFIGRWRDTYTPEDQTGYEGPLGFIRAGDLFYPDHFPTSMATSAGTSKLELSDNVAPNPAPGGRDPFRARSASQRAGSGSSDDPMDGSRPGPKRKTTMEKVMDDIACATNNAVPEYSQSQKSKWRGYSTTLSSSLLTHIATRTMSAINLEEYGKVVPLSADAERLVKSDDPEHPANLIPELCREFYKLGWVTGTGGGISMRRGPLVYLAPSGVQKERILPEHMFVLPFAQSSVPKPGSTRDFVRVPSKKGLSESQCTPLFWNAFTARDAQSCIHTHSQHAVMLTLLLGKGAKSFRISHQEMIKGVRLGGVGKTLAFFNTLEVPIIENTAREEDLTESMAQAMADYPDAAAILVRRHGVYVWGPTWESAKTQAECLDYLFEIAVKMLQAGLPLEGDN
- the PUS4 gene encoding tRNA pseudouridine synthase 4; translated protein: MPKAPPTPPYPLNGLFPLAKPRGPPSMQVIEAINPLLLESRLFEDQAKGELHARNIANSKYTKRKRNSTHEGLKIGQGGTLDPLADGVLVIGVNRGTKHLQRFLDCTKEYESIGILGATTTTMDAEGEVLSTGVSDAITREDVEGVLDKFRGKIMQTPPIFSALKMDGKPLYEYAREGKPLPRAIPVRECEVSIELVDFRPAEKVPGDGGHKYRWPEKHLSAEEKATFRKLDKMVADAAGDAPAGPTLDYDTVVPEVSATTGLRPATFTVRMTVSRGTYVRSIVHDIGLALGCGAHVVKLTRTRQGEFVLLSDEAALKAHDAAQAAAAAVDVDDEEAAMNAGASSSSTLGKGDTKTIPCIPWEVFQRALQDRAETMEEEKLEREEMEMSGATPDEINKKLGKKAILARRKEGELKEWEVEVLRRFVPVELPVVRDSKSRAAGLY